Sequence from the Elephas maximus indicus isolate mEleMax1 chromosome 13, mEleMax1 primary haplotype, whole genome shotgun sequence genome:
ATAGCAGGGAGATGGGGGGAAGCAGGCAAAAGGGAAAACCCTTTCCAGACGTTTTCAGGGGCCTGGTCCACCCTTGGTGCCTCAGGGCTGAGGAGCCCCCAGGGCCTTCCTGCACTAATAATAGGAAGGAAATCTATTAATGGCCTAGGGTAGGAGCTGGGAGTACTTCCTAGCCCTTCAGGCTGCCTCAGTCTCCCCCTCCCATGCACACCCCTGTGACCACTGAAAGGAGCTTTCATGCTCCCCAGCCTCCTGCCAACACGTCCTTCTCCACCTGCCACTTTGGGGTGAGCCTCCGGTGGtttgaaaacatgtccacagtTCTTCGACTTTCCTTCCGTCAAAAGGTGGTATCTAGCTCCCCTCCCCTGAATACGCGTAGCCTTAGGGACTTACTTCTAATGAATAAGAACCTGGCAGAAGTGTGTGTGATGCTGTGTGATGTCCAAGGCTAGGTTAAAAATGATGAATACAGTTCCCATCTGGCTCTTCCTCTAAGGACACCTGCCCTGGGAACCCAGCCACCATGCCGTGAGGAAGCCCAGGCCATCCAGAGAGGTTACCTGCAGGTGTTCAGGCTAACAGCCCCGGCTAAAGTCCCAGGCAACAGCCAACTGATGGCTAGCAACAGTCACCACACCTGTGAGTGGGCAAGGCTTTGATGGCTCCAGCCCCCAGGCTCCAAACTATTTCAGGTGACAGCTGTTCCCGCTGAGCACTGCCCAAACTGCAGATTTGTGAGCACAATCAATGTTAGGTCAAACCACTGTTTTGGCGTGGTTTGGTCCAAAGCAATAGATTGTTGGAACAGGTTCCAAGCCCTGGCAGCTAATTTCTGGCCATAGATGGGAGGCGTGGGGGAGCGTTCTGCAGCCTGAGGCCTCAGGACTATGTGCTATGATTCCAACCAGACCATTCAGCTGTAACACCCACGTCTGCTGAAGTTCCCAGTGGGAGCCTCCTTCTTCTGGGCTGTAGCTGGGGCCCAAGGCCTTGTGATGGTTGGAACAAGCCCTTCTTCATTTGCACGTGATGCGCATGCAATTTGCCTACATTTGCATGGACCATTTTTAAGTGATTTCCAGGTGGCTCTCTGGGGGAGATACTAGCATTTTGGGCTCTTGGAGGGCACAGGGGCAACAGAGGCCACCTGGTCTACTCTCCCACCCTTGCAGGGTCTGCTGGAACAGGTGACAAACCCACCACCTCCCCAGGCAGCTCTTGGATGACTAGAGTTGTTTACAAATTCCTATTTGCAAAGCCCCAGGTAAATATATAACCCATAGAAAGGTGGAGTGTGGTATCTATATTTGGGTTTAGTTCTTTCCTCTGGGAAAATCAAGATGAGTCAACTCCCCCCACCCCTCACGGAGATGCAGAGCAGGCACTCTCTCAGCCTCAGCCATCACTGGCCTCACCTGACCTTGCCCCTGACCACCCCACAGCCCCATCCAGAGTAACAGGCCAGGTGTTTTCAAATGTTCTTACAGCAGGAGAACCTTGTTTTCAAATAAAATCTCACAAAGAGCCCAACAAACATAAGATGAACATGGAGCTGCTTTGGGTGAGGGTGAGTGGGAAGTCAGGATGCCCCCTGCCACAGCTGGGGAACCCAGTTTGCAAACCACTGTCCTGGTTTGCTCTTCTCAAAATGTGGCTCTGGGTACAGAACCCAGCCCTCCAGACCTGCAGCATCTCTGGGGTCTGAGCCCTGGCTTTCCATTTCAGCAGCAGAAAGGGTGTGGACATTCTAAGCAGCTGTATTACACGGTTGCTTCTTACTAAGCTTGAGGTCAGCTGAGACCTCCAGATCTTTGTCAGCGTGACTGCCATTAAGCTAAGTCTGTCTTGGCCTATTCTAAGCCTTGATAGCCCCCAGACATTCGACTTCCATGGATCCTGGACTGAGGAGTGGACAATGGAAGGACAGAGAGGTCTGGGGTCCTGGCCGTGTGACCTGGAAAGTCACTCagtcagagcctcagtttcccctactttaaaatggagaggaaaataGTCCTTCCTCCTagagaataaggagccctgaaagtgcagtagttaagtgatcggctgctaactgaaaggtcagtagttcgaacccatcagccactccatgggagaaagatgtggcagtctgtttccataaagattacagccttggaaaccctatgggacacttctactctgtcctatggggtctctgtgagttgtaatcaacttgaaggcaatggatccTAGAGAATGCGTGAAAAGCCCCATAGCACTGCCTAGCACTTAGAGAGGGCTCAGGAGTCAAGGTGAACCATCACTCTGGAGCTGAGGGGACTAGACTGGGATTTCTCACGGTCCTCTACGGAGGTGTGGAGCAGTGGTCGGAAGGCAGACTGTGCCTAGATTCAAACTTTGATCCTGCCACTAACGGGCTTTGTGAGATTTTggacatttcttccatttctcttACTCTTCCTTCAGTCTCATCATCTGTAGGATGGAGATGATGGTAGTAGAGTGCCTGCCTCATGGGGAGGGTGTGAGGACTTGATGAGACCAAATGTGCAGAAGACCTGTAGGTGGTTTATGGGGGCCTCTGTTACCACCCCTCCTGCCCCCAGTCCAGGGTTGTTGGAATCTGGAGGAAGGATGGATTTGGCTGAGGTCAAGACAGGGGCAGGCATGGGCAGTATGCTCTGAGGTGGCTAGTTTGGGGCAACAATTTATACTCTGAGCAacacatttcttctcatttttagtttttttttgcattttctcttTGACCAATTTCACCTTTATGTCTTTAGGCCCCAAGAGGCTACACTTGGTTAGCTGCCCTCCTGCCTGTTTTCTGGGGGGAGGCAGGTGGGGCTGCCAACAACTCCAGCTACCCTACCACAGCATCCCCACCCCCCAGGACCTGACACAGCCACCACAAAAGGACGTTCACTTTGGCAACAGACTTTTATTCAGTCAAAATGAGTACAGCGTGACAAAACCCAAGTCAGGTCAGGTAGCCCCGCCAACCCCTTCTGCCCCCAGACCCACCTTTCCCTAGGGAGAGGAGCTCCAGGATCCAGGGGGGTTGCAGAGAGAAACTGCAAAGGGGGCGCTGCCCTCGGGTTTGAGGTGCCCTCCCTCATCAATTGGGAGAAGGGGACAGACTGCCCCTCCCCGAGACCACACGAACACAACTCTAGTCTTCAGGGAAACACAAGTTCTACCTTCTTCAGCTAATTGACTAAAGTTGGGGGCGGGGTGTCCCTAGAGGGATGGAGGTAAGGGACTTTATTGTCTAATCTCACACTTTAGgaatactcttttttttcttttaaaaaaaatttttttttctttctggaatttaaaaaaatgtttctgaGTATAACCAAAAATAGgtatttgtttccttgttttttctttaacTAAGTATTTAAAAGAACGacacaacagaaaaaagaaataaaaagtcacaAGAACATAACCTTTTTAAACATACCTTGTATAAAAATAGCTTCCGGCCACATCTGAGGACACTGTTTATTTAACTGTCCAGAGGGCAGGTTCAGCGGGTGGAGCCCATGGGACAGAGGGCCAGGGCGCCTCTGCCGGGGGACACTTGcacccactcatccacccaccatgcacacacacacccatcacACGTAGTACATTCCAAGGACCGGCCTGCGCCTGCCCCGCCAGTAGGGGCTCTGCATCTGGATAGGGCTGGAGCAGTCTGCAGGGGTGGGGACCGTCCACCTCCCCAAGGCCAGGATGGGGAGAGGGTGTCGGGATACAGAAACAGAATGGGAACCGAGAGGGTCAAAATGGGGCGGGTAAACAGAGCACAGGCAGCGTGCTCAGAGGTGGCTTGTTCAGGGCAACAATCTGTACTCCAAGGAACCCATTTCCTCtcatttttggctttttttcacattttctctTTGACCAATTCTACCTTATTTCTGTAGGCCCCAAAAGGCTGGAGCTTGGTGAGTAATCTCCTACTGTTCCTGGGAGAGGCAGGTGGGCTGTGGGGGGGTAAGGGtagggggtggagggagggtcCAGTGAAACAACACAGGCCACAGGGAGCCTTGAGGTAGAAAGAAGCTTTGCCCTCACACCTggaaatggagtttttttttttaatcttttttttccctcaaacttCTGGACAACAATGTGGGGAGGGAGCGGGGGTGCCCACAAAGGGGGCTTGAGGTAGGAGTGTATTTGGGGCTCTGTGGGGTTGGGGGGGGCTGCAGCTCCGGCCCCTCCCCGCAAGACATTCATTACGGCCGAGGTAGGTGCTGAGAGCTAAAAGAGCAAAAATCCACCCTGAGAAAACAAGGTCGGTGGAGGGTGACAGTGTCAGGGGCTCAGCCACTGCAGGTCACATTTTTGGAGTCTAATtcaccttcctctctctctctctttttttttgattttaaagtcatttgttgtttttttgttttttaaaggaaaacatcAGTTCCAAGTCATGTGGGTACCAGGCAGGGGCAAGGGGGCATTAGCCCCAGGGGAGGGGCTTCTGCCAGGACCCTCCAGCTTCTTGGGGGTCCCTGCCGAGGCTGCCCTAGGCCTGCACAACCTGAGGGGCAGTCAGGAGAGAAATGCTGGGAGCCCTCCAGGACCACCCAAAGCTCATGTGACAGGAGAGATCTTGCCTTTGACCTGAGAATGGGGGCTGCCCCCCAAGAGCCTGCCAGACACTGACTACTGTCCCAAGCAAGTCGGCTGGGCAGCTGGTACCATGGGAGGCCTGGAAAGCTATCCTTCACCTAGGAGGTTGGGGCCTGGGTCCTGGGGTGTCGGCGTAGCTGCAGGGCCTGCACAGGGGGCCTCAACCTGCAATGCTGTCTCCTCCAAAAGGCTGAGCCCCTGCAGAGGCAGCTTGGGGAACGGTTCATCACACAGGTCAGGGCCTATGGGATCCTgcggggggcggcggggggaAAGGCCAGGTTACAGAGGCATCAGCAGTGAGCCCCCAGGCCCACAAGCTCCCCACCAGAGGGTCAGATTCCAGATTACAATTCCATGCAGCCCTTGCCTGACCAGGGGTGCACAGAGAACCACCCGCCATATGCCTGGTGCCTGGAGATTGGCTGAGGACTAGGATCTAGGCCTGGGACCAGATGAAGGGAGGGCGGGATGGGGAGGTGATAAGGTGGAGGTTTGCTCACGGCTTGGGGACTCACCTTGGGTCTGGGGTCTGGCTGCCCTGCCGCCCCAGCTGAGAACAGCTGCTCCAACTCCTTCAAGTCCATGCGTTTCTCCTCTCGGCCCAGCTGACCCCACTCTCCCCGTCCCACCCCATTCAGAGCCAGGACTCCAGGGTCCCTCTGGCTCTGGGGGCCCTGAGGAGCGGAGAGCTGGTTTTCCACATCCTTACACAAGAGGACCCTGAAGGTGAGTCCAGAGTTAGAGGGAGACAGTGAGGCCAAGAGGATGGAGAAAAAGGATAGAAACCAAGACTCTCCTGTCCCTGTGGCTCCTCCTTCCTGAGCCTGTTTCCCAGCCCCGCCCAGCCCCCTCTCTCTGGCCCAGGACCCACCTTCCTCTTTGGCCGAATAGGAGGAAGAGGACACAGAAGATGATGCAGGTGACCCCAATGTGGATTCCGACGATGATGCCTGTGGTGGACGTATGGTTGGTGGCCTCCTCCTTCTGGCAGTCACATGGTGGACTCAGGGCTGGGATGGGGTGGGCAGGGGCAGGTTGGGGGCTGCTGCTGTCCTGGCCTGAAGCACCCCTAGACACCAACTTCCTTATCCCTCAGCTGCTCCCAACCCCAAGTCCACATACCCTTTACGCTTGTCTATGTAACCCAGCCCGTCTTTTTGGTTCTTTTTACCATTTACTAAGAATGGCTTTGTGCCGGATCCAGCGCTTCAGTGCTATACGCAGCCATTTCGTCCTCACCAAAACTCTAATTAAGtagtattattatccctatttcatAGAGGACGAAACcagggctcagaaaggttaaataactctcccaaggccacacagcgaAGAACATGGCACAGTAAGCTTCTAACTCAGGTCTAAGCCTGTGTTCTCAGGACTGCATTATTCCACTCACCTACTTTCCCTGgactcctgcctccctcccacctcagCCCCTCACCCACTTTCCTGAGTGCCCTTCCCTAGCCCCACACCTGTACCCTGTTCCTCACCTGTCCTCTCAGATGCTCCCCTCAAAGACACAAAGCGGACTGTGGCATTGCCATCCCCGTGCTGGTTGTAGGCGAGCAGCTTGACCTCGTACACCACAGCGGGGTCTGGGAGCAGGCAGGGCCATGGGTGTGGGTCACTGCCCCCACCAGGTAGCTCTGTCCTGGCAGGGAAACTGAGGTGGCCCCTGTACACACCCCTGGTCCCCATGCACTATACCCCTGAACATACCCCTGGTCTCCATGTACTGCACACACCCCTGGTCCCCATGCATGTCACCCCTGCACATACCCCTGGTCCCCATGCACTACACCCCTGGTCCCCATGCACTATATCCGTGCACACACCTCTGGTCCCCATGCACTGCACCCCTGCACACACCCCTGGTCCCCATGCACTGCACCGCTGCACACACCCCTGGTCCCCATGCACTGCACCCTGCCCATTCCCCAAGGCCTGGGCTGTGGCTGCCTCACCGAGCTGGCTGAGGTTATAGGAGGAGACAGTTCCAGGAAGCAGGATGGGGCCTGTGAAGGAGGTCTTGCTCGCTGGGCGGTAAAACAGCTTGAAGCCGCCCTGGTGCTGGGCCAGCCGGGGCCAGGGCTCCCAGAGCAGCtgcagggaagaactgcccaggACCCTCACCGACAacgggggtggggcaggggctgCCAGCAGAGAAGGAGTCCAAGATGCAAAGGCTCAGTGGAAGCCTCTcctttcccacctcccacctGTGAACCAGACCCCCAGGAGCCTGACAGCTCTCTGCCTCTGACCCAGGGCCTCCACTTGCTCAGACAGCATCTTTACATGACTAGAAAGAGACATCCTTCCTCCAGGCAGACCCAGCCTCCTGTGCAGTGCACAGCCTGAATGAGTGTACCTGGTGGCACTGCTGTGCTCCCGAGTGTCTGTGCTTATGTACCCCACCCTCAGGCCTCACCTTCACCTGGGGTGCTGGCCAGGGTGGGGGCGGAGGCTGAGCTGGCCCCCGTCGGTGTGTAGGCCTTGATGTAGAAGCTGTAGGCTGTGGAGGGCTCCAGGTCGCTCACCAGGTGCTGAAAGGTGCTCTTGCTGACTGCTTCCTGATACTCCAGCTCTGGGGGGTCTGGGCAGGCAAAGGCAGGGCAGGGAGTGTAAAGGGCACGAGGGAGTCTGGCAGACATTGGTGAACTGAGAGCAGCCTCATGcaggggagaaggaaaggaaggcatTGGGTCAGGGCATGCAGACAGGAAAAGGATGGGGAATCGTGACTCAGGGGAAGGGGCTGTGGAGCCAGCCTTGCCCTGCGGGCCCCCACCCACCAGCAGCCTTCCTGATGTGCAGGACATAGCCGATGATCTCCTTGGTGTTGACCAGGGGCTCACTCCAGGACACACGGACCTCTGTGGATGACACGGAGACCGCCCGCACGTTGCGGGGGGGCCCAGGCAGTCCCTCGGCCCACAGCACTGTCAGTCTGGCACTGGCCTGCGAGGAGCCGGCGCTGTTCTCAGCCATGCATTGGTAGATGGCCTCGTCCTCAGGGCCAATTCCAGAGATGGTCAGCGTgctgcagggagagggagagcctCAGAGGCCCagctcctcccagaggcaccccagaaatCGGCCACATCTCCCCATTTGAAAGACAGAGAAACTGAGCCACTCCAGAAGACACGTGACCTGTCTGAGGTCTCCCAGCAAGTTATTGGCAGACCTGAGACTCAAACTTGTCTCCAAGCTCCCAGTACTGTTCTTCCAGGGAGGGAGATGACAGTCTGGTGAGGTCACTCATTCAGGCCCCCTTCCCCCTCTCATCCTGGTCCTCACCCTGCACACACGTGTAcctgttgttattcttgagcctgaCGTGGCCTCCGGGCCCCAGCACCTGCCCATTCTTTAACCACGTGACATGAGGGGGCGGCTCACCCTGAGCCTGGCAGGTGAACATGGCTGTGGTCCCTGCTGGCCTCGAGATGGATTGGGGGTGCTGGACGAACTCTGCAGGGGCTAGGAGGCACAGAGAACCACAAGGGTCGTGAGAGTCAGATGGAGAGCGACAGAAATGGCTGTGAGTGAAAGGATGAAGAAAGGGGCCAGGGGACAGGACGGGAGGTCTGCAGAGGATGAGGAGGGCTGGGTACAGATATAACCCCCTGGAGAATCCTCCAGGTAGGATGCACCCTCCATCCTGGCCCAGGCTCCAGGCCCCACTTCCCTCCTGGCCGGGCAGACCCACGAGAGGATTCCATTGTAATGACTATTTAAAAGGCTGACATTTGTATCCGAAAGCAATCAAGCTGAGCTCCTGTTCAGgaaattgttaaataaataaatgtgctaATAGGTTTGGCTGCACCTGGAAGGCTGTAATGACGAGGAGATAGATGGGCCCTCCATACCGGCACCCCTGGTCCTCACTTTCAATTCCTCTCTCCACCAATCCCAGGCCTCAAGCCGCCATTAATACCCGAGAAATGAAATGCTCCATCACTTCCATTCGGACAGATTAACGGCACATGGAATGCTAAACAAACGGGCATTTAAATTCCTAATCCCCCCATTTACAGCCCCTTCCCCCGCTCTCAGAAAAATCTTGGAAACCGAAATCGAAATCTAAGCCCAGTTCATTGAGGCAGTGGAGCCCCGGGGCAGAAGGATGGCCTGGATGCCCTGATCAGTGGCAGAGGCCACCTGCGGAGCCAGGGTGCATGGACAGAGCTGAGGTTGATTCCATTCGTGGGAGGCGGAGAGCTGGGGTACGCAAGTGTGAAAATGCCAAACAGGCAGGTGTGAGTGTGGAAGTGCCACACATGTGAATGTAAACAGCACCTGTGGGGAGGGACACGTGTGTGAGCGACTCAGCTGAGACTATAAAGTGGAAATGACTcagcggggtgggggtgggaacagCACGTGGAGGGGCGCGCAGGGGTCAGAGGACCCAGAAGTCTTCCCATCCCCATCACACATTCCTGGGGAGAGAGCTGGCTTTGGCAGGCCTGGGGGCCTGAGAAGGGTCAGGGAGAGGCGAGGATGGGGGCTAGGGGTAGGGTGAGTAAGGCAAGCAATGTACTAGCGCTGGGCTCGGCCAGGAATATTGATGAGACAAGGAATGGGGCTAGAGGAAGAGGCTGCGTGGAAGCCCCTTGCCTCCCTCTATTGGGGTGGGTGGACTGTACCTTGCACCACCAGTCGGCCCTGCGCCGTCCTCCTCACCCGCGTTCCGGGCCTATTGGCCGCACAGACGTAAACACCTGAGTGCTGGACGGTCACGTCCGAGATGATGAGGTTCCCGGTGCCCAGCACCTGGATGCCCTCCACCCCAATGGGTCGGCCATCTAGGG
This genomic interval carries:
- the IGDCC3 gene encoding immunoglobulin superfamily DCC subclass member 3, which gives rise to MAGQRAAPPRRLPAPRWSRLLLLLPLLLLAAPSHGLGHSAELAFAEEPSDDVVVPGQPVVLGCRVEGTPPVQITWRKNGVELPESTHSTVLANGSLMIHHFQLDRGGSPSDEGDYECVAQNRFGLVISRRARIQAATMSDFHVHPQATMGEEGGVARFQCQIHGLPEPLITWEKNRVPVDTDNERYTLLPKGVLQITGLRAEDSGIFHCVASNIASVRVSHGARLTVSGSGSRAYKEPTILVGPENLTLTVHQTAVLECVATGNPRPIVSWSRLDGRPIGVEGIQVLGTGNLIISDVTVQHSGVYVCAANRPGTRVRRTAQGRLVVQAPAEFVQHPQSISRPAGTTAMFTCQAQGEPPPHVTWLKNGQVLGPGGHVRLKNNNSTLTISGIGPEDEAIYQCMAENSAGSSQASARLTVLWAEGLPGPPRNVRAVSVSSTEVRVSWSEPLVNTKEIIGYVLHIRKAADPPELEYQEAVSKSTFQHLVSDLEPSTAYSFYIKAYTPTGASSASAPTLASTPGEAPAPPPLSVRVLGSSSLQLLWEPWPRLAQHQGGFKLFYRPASKTSFTGPILLPGTVSSYNLSQLDPAVVYEVKLLAYNQHGDGNATVRFVSLRGASERTALSPPCDCQKEEATNHTSTTGIIVGIHIGVTCIIFCVLFLLFGQRGRVLLCKDVENQLSAPQGPQSQRDPGVLALNGVGRGEWGQLGREEKRMDLKELEQLFSAGAAGQPDPRPKDPIGPDLCDEPFPKLPLQGLSLLEETALQVEAPCAGPAATPTPQDPGPNLLGEG